One genomic region from Aestuariirhabdus haliotis encodes:
- a CDS encoding MerR family transcriptional regulator, protein MRVKQLAEAAHVTTDTVRFYARKGLLMSTRDPDNGYQHFNQEALRQLRFIQQARTLGFSLQEIEQILHHQHSASSPCPMVRDLLSQRVPKVRQQIEELQTLLHRMENALDRWQEMPDGLPDGHTICRLIEHWDSDQQETSNE, encoded by the coding sequence ATGAGAGTCAAACAGCTTGCTGAGGCAGCCCATGTCACGACGGACACCGTGCGCTTTTACGCTCGCAAGGGGCTATTGATGTCCACGCGAGATCCCGACAACGGCTATCAACACTTTAATCAAGAGGCCTTGCGCCAACTGCGCTTTATCCAGCAGGCTCGTACTCTCGGATTCAGTCTGCAAGAAATTGAGCAGATTCTGCACCACCAGCACAGTGCCAGTTCCCCCTGCCCCATGGTGCGAGATCTGTTAAGCCAGCGGGTGCCCAAAGTGCGGCAGCAGATCGAGGAACTTCAAACCTTGTTGCATCGAATGGAAAACGCGCTGGATCGTTGGCAAGAGATGCCCGACGGCCTACCGGACGGTCATACCATTTGTCGATTAATCGAACATTGGGATAGCGACCAGCAGGAGACATCCAATGAATGA
- a CDS encoding ATP-binding protein, with product MFKRLQILLVQRLFWKVFLWFWLAMIVMIFSVAITILVSLDPDALREERQHLLANLDHAAQRMERFALHQRGRHSPPGRPPVFISFPENNERIKERLAKVLVRMNEAPLLDHYLFSVSGESLLPHSPPEVSQFMARYGTHTEPVIRRVEGRLLVGPRLMDLRGEQYQLVMSMEPPWLGARILFASSTHLSVVFIAIVVSGLFSGLMSASLIRPLRHLQLAAQRIAGGDLSSRAGEPLVQRRDEVGDLGRDFDRMADQLERLVSGQQRLLRDVSHELRSPLTRLQISLALARNKSEGLIDAQLDRSEREIQRLNQLIGQVIEWSRIDSSHQAGQPTDLDALIQSVVEDCNFEAQARGCSVVLSGPSLGSIEGDGEALRSALENIIRNAIRFSPEAGQIEVNTRVTGTLIEIDIEDQGPGVPEEALEAMFQPFYRVDETRGEENSGSGLGTAIARRAIERHGGTIVASNRQPGLCVRVSLPYRR from the coding sequence ATGTTTAAGAGGCTGCAGATTCTGTTGGTGCAACGCTTGTTCTGGAAGGTTTTTCTCTGGTTCTGGCTGGCAATGATCGTGATGATCTTTTCAGTGGCTATCACCATACTGGTGAGCCTTGACCCGGATGCGCTGCGTGAAGAACGCCAACACCTGCTTGCTAACCTGGACCATGCAGCCCAGCGAATGGAGCGTTTTGCCTTGCATCAGCGGGGCCGGCATAGCCCTCCCGGGCGCCCCCCCGTGTTTATCTCGTTCCCGGAAAATAATGAGCGTATTAAAGAACGCCTCGCCAAGGTTCTGGTGCGCATGAATGAAGCGCCTTTACTGGATCATTACCTGTTCAGTGTCTCCGGAGAGAGTTTATTGCCTCATTCGCCACCGGAAGTCAGCCAGTTCATGGCCCGCTATGGAACACATACTGAACCCGTGATTCGTCGGGTCGAGGGACGTTTGCTGGTAGGCCCCCGGTTGATGGATCTTCGTGGTGAGCAGTACCAGTTGGTTATGAGTATGGAGCCGCCATGGTTGGGGGCCCGTATTCTATTTGCCAGCAGCACACATCTGAGTGTGGTATTCATTGCCATTGTGGTGTCAGGTTTATTCAGTGGTTTGATGTCCGCATCTCTGATTCGCCCCTTGCGACATTTGCAGTTGGCTGCACAGCGCATAGCGGGCGGTGACCTCAGCTCTCGAGCTGGAGAACCTTTAGTGCAGCGGCGCGATGAGGTGGGCGACCTCGGTCGCGATTTCGACCGGATGGCAGACCAGCTCGAACGCTTGGTCAGTGGTCAGCAGCGATTGCTTAGGGACGTATCCCATGAGCTGCGCTCTCCCTTGACTCGATTACAGATATCTCTGGCGCTGGCTCGCAACAAGAGTGAAGGCTTGATTGATGCGCAATTGGATCGCTCTGAACGTGAAATCCAGAGGTTGAATCAACTGATCGGGCAAGTGATAGAGTGGTCTCGAATTGACAGCAGTCACCAGGCTGGGCAACCCACCGATCTGGACGCCCTGATTCAGTCCGTTGTGGAAGATTGTAATTTTGAAGCACAAGCTCGAGGCTGCAGCGTTGTTTTGTCCGGTCCCTCCCTGGGTTCTATCGAGGGAGATGGCGAGGCGTTGCGCAGTGCGCTGGAAAATATCATTCGCAATGCGATTCGTTTCTCCCCCGAAGCAGGACAGATCGAGGTCAACACTCGAGTAACCGGTACCCTGATTGAGATAGACATTGAGGATCAGGGGCCGGGCGTCCCCGAAGAAGCCTTGGAGGCCATGTTTCAACCCTTCTATCGTGTCGATGAAACCCGGGGGGAAGAAAACAGCGGCTCCGGATTGGGCACCGCCATCGCACGGCGAGCGATTGAGCGGCACGGCGGCACGATCGTCGCCAGTAATCGTCAACCTGGCTTGTGTGTTCGGGTAAGCTTGCCTTATCGCCGCTAA
- a CDS encoding response regulator — translation MSRLLLVDDDRELCELLVEYLAIEGFEVDAVHDGEAGVDAALTNQHDLVLLDVTLPRLNGFDVLKLIRRQSAIPVLMLTARGDDVDRIIGLEIGADDYLPKPYNHRELVARIKAILRRGELRQQPARAETSQRLQLEDLELNLANHEATLGGQPLELTATEFIVLRTLLERSGQLISRAELTELALDRRLVQYDRAIDMHVSNVRRKLGNKPDGSPRLKTVRGSGYYYIVDSSAH, via the coding sequence ATGAGCCGGTTGCTGTTGGTGGACGATGATCGTGAGCTTTGCGAATTATTGGTGGAATACCTGGCCATTGAAGGCTTTGAGGTGGATGCTGTTCATGACGGTGAAGCTGGCGTTGATGCCGCATTAACGAATCAACACGATCTGGTGCTGCTGGATGTCACCTTGCCTCGCCTCAATGGTTTTGATGTTTTGAAACTAATACGCCGACAGTCGGCAATTCCGGTGCTGATGTTAACCGCCAGAGGTGATGACGTGGATCGCATTATCGGTTTGGAAATTGGCGCCGATGACTATCTGCCCAAACCCTATAATCATCGTGAACTGGTGGCTCGCATTAAGGCTATTTTGAGGCGGGGAGAGTTACGGCAGCAACCCGCTCGAGCAGAGACGAGTCAGCGTTTGCAGCTGGAGGATCTGGAACTCAACCTGGCCAATCATGAAGCGACGCTGGGTGGCCAGCCCCTGGAGCTTACGGCAACGGAATTTATCGTATTGCGAACGCTGCTGGAGCGTTCGGGACAGCTTATCTCCCGGGCAGAATTGACTGAACTGGCCCTCGATCGCCGCCTGGTTCAATACGATCGTGCGATCGATATGCACGTCAGTAACGTGCGCCGTAAATTGGGAAATAAACCCGATGGTAGCCCGCGCCTGAAAACAGTAAGAGGTTCAGGCTACTATTATATCGTCGATAGCAGTGCGCACTAA
- a CDS encoding Spy/CpxP family protein refolding chaperone, which translates to MKMRWLVAPILLSGAAMVMAQPGGWGGGNMGGPGMQDGRMGNFLEALDLTDEQKQKAKTYMQERRADGMAKRLGLDEKQQQQLADLMEKNQAERTALMEKYGFTDEKRQAFYKEMRTMRDAHKDAMKNILTEEQQEKMAARGGRGSKMKGGQGGKGHGMGMGGGYGMNGGCNMDNGYGPRW; encoded by the coding sequence ATGAAAATGCGTTGGTTAGTAGCACCGATCTTGTTAAGTGGCGCGGCGATGGTAATGGCACAGCCTGGTGGTTGGGGTGGCGGAAATATGGGCGGCCCTGGTATGCAGGATGGTCGTATGGGCAACTTTTTAGAGGCTCTGGACTTAACCGATGAGCAGAAGCAAAAAGCCAAAACCTACATGCAAGAGCGCCGCGCCGATGGTATGGCCAAGCGATTGGGGCTGGATGAGAAACAGCAACAGCAATTGGCCGATTTGATGGAGAAGAATCAGGCAGAGCGGACGGCCTTGATGGAAAAATACGGTTTTACCGATGAAAAACGTCAGGCATTCTATAAAGAGATGCGCACCATGCGCGATGCCCATAAAGATGCCATGAAAAATATTTTGACCGAAGAGCAGCAGGAGAAGATGGCGGCTCGCGGTGGCCGTGGCTCTAAAATGAAAGGTGGTCAAGGCGGTAAAGGTCATGGCATGGGAATGGGTGGTGGATACGGCATGAACGGTGGCTGTAATATGGATAATGGCTACGGGCCTCGCTGGTAA